The Citrifermentans bemidjiense Bem genome window below encodes:
- a CDS encoding transglycosylase SLT domain-containing protein → MKRKCLLLVAMLMLTASCDQSHLQQAQVPVTPGVSEQDRALLAWAEGSEKLVENAPASTPATQTELPKEAVLDGRKKLVPAIYTAFARRTTPARAKWLAEICYEKTEGTLFTPLDLAEIALAETGGHKLSSRAVSHKGALGVWQLMPERAASHGYTPQEMWDDEKCADAAVKELREKLDMAKGNKARAKRLYCGTGPAARAYDKVRKRFRAEILHEMRKGMLQQVASNS, encoded by the coding sequence ATGAAAAGAAAATGTTTGTTGCTGGTCGCGATGCTCATGTTGACGGCATCGTGCGACCAGTCCCACCTGCAACAGGCGCAGGTACCGGTCACTCCGGGTGTTTCGGAGCAGGACCGGGCGCTGCTTGCCTGGGCGGAAGGGAGCGAGAAGTTGGTGGAAAACGCACCTGCTTCCACCCCTGCCACGCAGACGGAGCTGCCCAAGGAGGCGGTACTTGACGGAAGGAAGAAACTGGTTCCCGCCATTTACACGGCTTTTGCACGCAGGACCACACCCGCCAGGGCCAAATGGCTCGCGGAAATCTGCTACGAGAAGACCGAGGGAACCCTATTTACACCGCTGGATCTGGCTGAAATAGCCCTGGCGGAAACAGGCGGCCACAAGCTGTCATCGAGAGCGGTCTCACACAAGGGAGCCTTGGGTGTCTGGCAGTTGATGCCGGAGAGGGCCGCAAGCCATGGATACACGCCGCAGGAGATGTGGGACGACGAGAAGTGCGCGGACGCTGCGGTGAAAGAGCTCAGGGAGAAGCTCGACATGGCGAAAGGAAACAAGGCAAGGGCCAAGAGGCTCTATTGCGGAACGGGGCCCGCGGCCAGGGCCTACGATAAAGTCCGCAAGCGTTTCCGTGCGGAGATTCTGCACGAGATGCGAAAAGGGATGCTGCAGCAAGTAGCCAGCAACAGCTAG
- the ruvB gene encoding Holliday junction branch migration DNA helicase RuvB: MTRLISADKSEDDLLEASLRPRALSDYVGQEKAKGNLGLFIDAARGRSEALDHVLLYGPPGLGKTTLANIIACEMGVNIKSTSGPVIERPGDLAAILTNLEAHDVLFIDEIHRLSHVVEEILYPAMEDFQLDIIIGQGPSARTIKLDLPKFTLVGATTRAGLLSSPLRDRFGVISRLEFYTHEELAFIITRSARIFGMAIAPEGAMELARRSRGTPRIANRLLRRVRDFAQVRADGVITREVADQALALLEIDDMGFDMMDRAILLTIIDKFGGGPVGLDTIAAAISEESDTIEDVYEPFLIQNGFLNRTPRGRVATAAAYRHFGRIAPEPPQGKLF; this comes from the coding sequence ATGACCCGCCTTATCAGCGCAGATAAATCAGAAGACGACCTCCTTGAGGCGTCGCTGCGCCCGCGGGCGCTCTCCGACTACGTAGGGCAGGAAAAGGCCAAAGGAAACCTGGGACTTTTCATCGACGCCGCCCGCGGCAGAAGCGAGGCGCTCGACCACGTGCTCCTGTACGGCCCGCCGGGACTCGGCAAGACCACGCTGGCCAACATCATCGCCTGCGAGATGGGGGTCAATATCAAGTCCACCTCCGGCCCGGTGATCGAGCGTCCCGGCGACCTGGCGGCCATCCTCACCAACCTGGAAGCGCACGACGTCCTTTTCATCGACGAGATCCACCGCCTCTCGCACGTGGTGGAGGAGATCCTCTACCCGGCCATGGAGGACTTTCAGCTCGACATCATCATCGGCCAGGGGCCGAGCGCCCGTACCATCAAGCTCGACCTCCCGAAGTTCACCCTGGTCGGCGCCACCACCCGGGCCGGGCTCCTTTCCTCACCCTTGAGAGACCGCTTCGGCGTCATCTCCCGCCTGGAGTTCTACACCCACGAAGAACTCGCCTTCATCATCACCCGTTCCGCCCGCATCTTCGGGATGGCCATAGCGCCCGAAGGGGCCATGGAGCTTGCGCGCCGCAGCCGCGGGACCCCGAGGATCGCGAACCGCCTACTGCGCCGCGTGCGCGATTTCGCCCAGGTCCGCGCCGACGGCGTTATCACCCGCGAGGTAGCCGACCAGGCGCTGGCGCTTTTAGAGATAGACGACATGGGGTTCGACATGATGGACCGCGCCATCCTGCTCACCATCATCGACAAGTTCGGTGGCGGTCCGGTAGGGCTCGACACCATAGCCGCCGCCATCAGCGAGGAAAGCGACACCATCGAGGACGTGTACGAGCCGTTCCTGATCCAGAACGGTTTCCTGAACCGCACCCCCAGGGGGCGTGTTGCGACCGCCGCGGCCTACCGGCATTTCGGCAGAATCGCGCCCGAGCCGCCGCAGGGCAAACTCTTCTAA
- the ettA gene encoding energy-dependent translational throttle protein EttA — translation MNVIDVTGLCKSFGSRELLDQVGFAVGEEERVGLIGANGAGKSTLLTILAGIEDHDGGSIAMKRGASVGYLSQEPVLDESSTVAAEIEGGLKEIRAAMASFNELSERMASNPPDMDRLLSRQGELSDWIEHHGGWNTDHRVSEMMTHLQLPDRDQKIGTLSGGTKRRVALAKLLLQAPELLLLDEPTNHLDADTTQWLQDHLKAYPGAVMLITHDRYFLDEVVTRMLELERGAVISYQGGYSRYLEQREERLLNEATRRSRLLNLLRTETDWIRRGPPARSTKQKARIDRYYALEESLAGPARKELKIGFNTEEGLGGTILELDCVSKGFGEKKLLKKLTFGMKRGDRVGVIGPNGCGKTTLIRMIMGEEEPDQGKVVVGKKTKISYFDQLREVIDPNETVYDFFGEGDYVATPTGDKRHKIGYLEEFLFSPEDRRRPVGSLSGGEKSRLILARLMLQDSNLLVLDEPTNDLDIPTLQLLDASIAAFPGCVLMVTHDRFFLDKVATGILSFEGEGDVTFYEGNYSNYRERKEEARVAAVAQRVEKKDTIQAARAEKKKGLTYAERIELEKLELRIAELEQEFAEVEAQLGDPSCYGSVEGGIAAITANYGRLEAELAAAFERWEELETKKGN, via the coding sequence ATGAACGTAATAGACGTAACTGGGCTTTGTAAAAGCTTTGGTTCCAGGGAGCTTCTGGACCAGGTCGGGTTCGCGGTGGGAGAGGAGGAGAGGGTCGGCCTGATCGGAGCCAACGGCGCCGGGAAATCGACGCTGCTCACCATCCTTGCCGGCATCGAGGACCACGACGGCGGTTCCATCGCCATGAAGCGCGGGGCATCCGTCGGCTACCTGAGCCAGGAACCGGTGCTGGACGAAAGCTCCACCGTGGCCGCCGAGATAGAAGGGGGCTTGAAGGAGATCCGCGCCGCCATGGCCTCCTTCAACGAACTCTCCGAGCGCATGGCGTCGAACCCTCCCGACATGGACCGGCTCCTCTCGCGCCAGGGGGAGCTCTCCGACTGGATCGAGCACCACGGCGGCTGGAATACCGACCACCGTGTCTCCGAAATGATGACCCACCTGCAGTTGCCCGATCGCGACCAGAAGATCGGCACGCTTTCCGGGGGGACCAAGCGCCGGGTGGCGCTGGCGAAGCTCTTGCTACAGGCCCCGGAACTGTTGCTCCTCGACGAGCCGACCAACCATCTGGACGCCGACACCACCCAGTGGCTGCAGGATCACCTTAAGGCCTACCCAGGCGCCGTGATGCTGATCACCCACGACCGCTACTTTCTCGACGAGGTGGTGACCCGGATGCTGGAGCTGGAGCGCGGGGCCGTCATTTCCTACCAGGGGGGGTATTCCAGGTACCTGGAGCAGCGGGAAGAGCGGCTCCTGAACGAGGCGACCAGGCGCTCGCGCCTTTTGAACCTGCTGCGCACCGAGACCGACTGGATCAGGCGCGGCCCCCCTGCGCGCTCCACCAAGCAAAAAGCGCGCATCGACCGTTATTACGCCCTTGAGGAGAGCCTGGCGGGGCCGGCGCGCAAGGAGCTGAAGATCGGCTTTAACACCGAAGAGGGGCTCGGGGGGACCATCCTGGAGCTGGACTGTGTGAGCAAGGGGTTCGGCGAGAAGAAGCTGCTCAAGAAGCTCACCTTCGGGATGAAGCGCGGCGACCGCGTCGGCGTGATCGGGCCCAACGGCTGCGGCAAGACCACCCTGATCCGCATGATCATGGGGGAGGAGGAGCCGGACCAGGGGAAGGTCGTGGTCGGCAAGAAAACGAAGATCTCCTACTTCGACCAGTTGCGCGAGGTGATCGATCCGAATGAGACCGTCTACGACTTCTTTGGCGAGGGGGATTACGTCGCCACGCCGACCGGGGACAAGCGGCACAAGATCGGCTATCTGGAGGAGTTCCTGTTCTCGCCCGAGGACAGGCGGCGCCCGGTGGGAAGCCTCTCCGGCGGAGAGAAGAGCAGGCTCATCCTCGCCAGACTCATGCTGCAGGACTCGAACCTCCTGGTGCTCGACGAGCCGACGAACGACCTGGACATACCTACCCTGCAGCTTCTCGACGCCTCCATCGCCGCCTTTCCGGGTTGCGTGCTGATGGTCACCCACGACCGCTTCTTCTTGGACAAGGTCGCCACCGGCATCCTTTCCTTCGAGGGAGAGGGGGATGTCACCTTCTACGAGGGGAACTACAGCAACTACAGGGAGCGCAAGGAAGAGGCGCGCGTGGCGGCAGTAGCGCAGCGCGTCGAGAAGAAGGATACGATCCAGGCCGCCAGGGCCGAGAAGAAGAAGGGGCTCACCTACGCCGAGCGTATCGAGCTGGAGAAGCTGGAGCTTAGGATTGCAGAACTGGAGCAGGAGTTCGCCGAGGTCGAGGCGCAGCTGGGGGATCCTTCCTGCTACGGCAGCGTCGAAGGGGGCATCGCCGCCATCACTGCGAACTACGGCAGGCTGGAAGCCGAACTTGCCGCGGCCTTCGAGCGGTGGGAGGAGTTGGAGACGAAGAAAGGCAATTGA
- a CDS encoding cupin domain-containing protein, whose amino-acid sequence MFANGSEEGYLEVLEGIRRKTLVYGDETLMVEFLLSGGARLPLHSHPHEQTGYLVKGRMRLTIGGNTRELLPGDSWCVAKWEEHGAEVVEDSVAVEVFSPVREDYLP is encoded by the coding sequence ATGTTTGCAAACGGCAGCGAAGAAGGTTACCTGGAAGTGCTTGAAGGTATCCGGCGCAAGACGCTGGTCTACGGCGATGAAACCCTGATGGTGGAGTTCCTGCTGAGCGGGGGGGCGCGTCTTCCGCTGCACTCCCACCCGCATGAACAGACGGGCTACCTGGTGAAAGGGAGGATGAGGCTTACCATAGGCGGGAATACACGCGAGTTGCTGCCGGGCGACAGCTGGTGCGTGGCGAAGTGGGAGGAGCATGGCGCTGAGGTTGTCGAGGACTCGGTTGCGGTCGAGGTCTTCTCTCCGGTGCGCGAGGATTACCTCCCCTGA
- a CDS encoding DnaA/Hda family protein: protein MQLIFDFPVVPRFGFENFVVCGGNKTAYQFAKKLVEDPTENLLYIYGPEGSGKTHLLTALSNSIDGRYFSFRDAGSLYGSSVGSEGPSRLAEHFQGAAALVLDDLHLLPNLHEVRVELWELFNAFYSSGRKIAISGLMPPKELPHLDGHLTSRLLWGLVARMDVSDDESRRMILKKLAEDRQMALPDDVIDEMLLRVRRDIPSLVYALENINRYAISTKRKVSLRLAKEAFRGN from the coding sequence ATGCAGCTTATCTTTGATTTCCCGGTGGTGCCGCGTTTCGGCTTTGAGAACTTCGTGGTCTGCGGCGGCAACAAGACTGCCTACCAGTTCGCGAAGAAGCTGGTCGAGGACCCGACGGAGAACCTTCTCTACATCTACGGCCCGGAAGGCTCGGGCAAAACCCACCTTTTGACCGCCCTCTCCAATTCCATCGACGGCAGGTACTTTTCCTTCCGGGACGCAGGCTCGCTATACGGCTCCAGCGTCGGCAGCGAAGGCCCTTCCCGGCTGGCCGAGCACTTCCAGGGCGCGGCCGCGCTGGTACTGGACGACCTGCATCTCCTCCCCAACCTGCACGAAGTGCGGGTCGAGCTTTGGGAACTCTTCAACGCCTTTTACAGTTCCGGCCGCAAAATCGCCATCTCCGGCCTTATGCCCCCCAAAGAGCTGCCGCACCTGGACGGGCACCTGACCAGCCGCCTGCTCTGGGGCCTTGTGGCGCGGATGGACGTCTCCGACGACGAGTCCAGGAGGATGATCCTGAAGAAGCTGGCCGAGGACCGACAGATGGCGCTTCCTGACGACGTCATAGACGAGATGCTCTTGAGGGTGAGGCGGGACATTCCGTCGCTCGTGTACGCCCTGGAGAACATCAACCGCTACGCCATCTCGACCAAGAGAAAGGTGAGCCTTAGGCTGGCGAAAGAAGCTTTTAGAGGCAATTGA
- a CDS encoding exopolysaccharide biosynthesis protein yields MTQEINTLEEMLDRIGESSDDEGRVTLGSIVESVGGRSFGPLLLLVGVIMTSPLSGMPGIPTTMGILVVLIAGQLLFGKDHFWLPRWVLKRSLEQQKICKAIDWLRPPARFVDRWLRPRLPAFIKGWRIHLISFFCVAIGAVMPIMEVVPFSAHAAGLALTAFGLALIARDGLLALISFLVIGLSFAMFAYNMI; encoded by the coding sequence ATGACCCAGGAGATCAACACCTTGGAGGAGATGCTGGATCGCATCGGGGAGTCCTCCGATGACGAGGGGCGTGTCACCTTGGGGAGCATCGTGGAGTCGGTAGGGGGAAGGTCGTTCGGGCCCCTGCTGCTCCTGGTCGGGGTCATCATGACCTCGCCTTTGAGCGGCATGCCGGGTATCCCGACGACGATGGGGATATTGGTGGTGCTGATCGCGGGGCAGCTCCTCTTCGGCAAGGACCATTTCTGGCTGCCGCGCTGGGTGCTTAAGCGCTCTTTGGAACAGCAAAAGATCTGCAAGGCGATCGACTGGCTGCGGCCGCCGGCGCGATTCGTCGACCGCTGGCTCAGGCCGCGGCTTCCCGCTTTCATCAAGGGGTGGAGGATCCACCTCATTTCCTTTTTCTGCGTCGCCATCGGGGCCGTGATGCCGATCATGGAAGTAGTCCCTTTTTCGGCGCATGCCGCAGGACTGGCTCTTACCGCTTTCGGTCTGGCCTTGATCGCCCGGGATGGGCTCCTTGCCTTGATCTCCTTCCTGGTAATCGGGTTAAGCTTCGCCATGTTCGCCTACAACATGATCTGA
- a CDS encoding tRNA (cytidine(34)-2'-O)-methyltransferase, producing the protein MSEMKPFHIVLVEPEIPPNTGNIARLCGATGTVLHLVGKLGFSTDDRYLKRAGLDYWSEVEIHYWPDLPALKQAYPGSRFVYTSKKAEKSYLAFTFLYGDFIVFGKETKGLPEELIEANAQTSVRIPIPGKVRSLNLSTSAGIVLYEALRQTGAVEGA; encoded by the coding sequence ATGTCAGAGATGAAACCTTTTCACATAGTGCTCGTCGAGCCGGAGATACCGCCTAACACTGGCAACATCGCCAGGCTCTGCGGAGCAACCGGTACCGTACTGCACCTGGTGGGAAAACTTGGTTTCTCGACGGACGACCGCTACCTCAAAAGGGCGGGGCTCGATTACTGGAGCGAAGTGGAGATTCATTACTGGCCCGACCTCCCGGCACTAAAGCAGGCCTATCCCGGCTCAAGGTTCGTCTATACCAGCAAGAAGGCGGAGAAAAGCTACCTGGCCTTCACTTTCCTTTACGGCGACTTCATCGTCTTCGGCAAAGAGACCAAGGGGCTTCCCGAAGAACTGATCGAGGCGAACGCGCAGACGTCGGTCCGCATCCCCATTCCCGGCAAGGTCCGCAGCCTCAACCTCTCCACCTCGGCCGGGATCGTTCTTTACGAGGCCTTGCGTCAGACCGGTGCAGTCGAAGGTGCATGA
- the trpB gene encoding tryptophan synthase subunit beta codes for MSTPDTSGHFGRFGGRYVSETLMPALLELEEAYNHYRTDKGFKEEYAYYMRQYVGRPNPLYFAEKLTRKLGGAKVYLKREDLNHTGAHKVNNAIGQALLARKMGKKRVIAETGAGQHGVATATVAALFGMECEVFMGEEDIRRQSLNVFRMKLLGAKVTPVTSGTATLKDAMNEAMRHWVTYVTDTFYIIGTVAGPHPYPAMVRDFQAIIGDEARAQHLEAEGKLPDYLVAAVGGGSNAIGLFHAFSDDASVKMVGVEAAGYGIESGKHAAPLCAGTVGVLHGNKTYLLQDGFGQIAHAHSISAGLDYPGVGPEHAFLKESGRASYVSVTDQEALDAFQVLTREEGIIPALESSHAVAHVLRLAPTLSSNESIVVCLSGRGDKDIHTVAEVMGVQL; via the coding sequence TTGAGCACGCCTGACACTAGTGGACATTTCGGCCGTTTCGGCGGCAGATACGTCTCCGAAACCCTGATGCCGGCGCTCCTCGAACTTGAGGAAGCGTACAACCATTACCGGACCGACAAGGGGTTCAAGGAGGAGTACGCGTACTACATGCGGCAGTACGTCGGACGCCCCAACCCGCTCTACTTTGCCGAGAAACTGACCCGGAAGCTTGGGGGCGCCAAGGTCTACCTGAAGCGCGAGGACCTGAACCACACCGGCGCCCACAAGGTGAACAACGCCATCGGCCAGGCGCTGCTCGCCAGGAAGATGGGGAAAAAGAGAGTGATCGCCGAGACGGGCGCCGGGCAGCACGGCGTGGCGACCGCGACGGTGGCGGCTTTGTTCGGCATGGAGTGCGAAGTGTTCATGGGGGAGGAGGACATCCGGCGCCAGTCCCTCAACGTGTTCAGGATGAAACTCCTGGGGGCGAAAGTGACCCCGGTCACCTCCGGCACGGCGACCCTCAAGGACGCCATGAACGAGGCCATGCGCCACTGGGTCACCTATGTCACCGACACCTTCTACATCATCGGCACCGTGGCGGGACCTCACCCGTACCCGGCGATGGTGCGCGACTTCCAGGCCATCATCGGCGACGAGGCGAGGGCGCAGCACCTGGAGGCGGAAGGAAAACTCCCTGACTACCTGGTGGCGGCGGTCGGAGGGGGGAGTAACGCCATCGGCCTCTTCCACGCTTTCAGCGACGACGCGAGCGTGAAGATGGTCGGGGTCGAGGCGGCCGGCTACGGCATCGAGTCCGGCAAGCACGCAGCACCGCTTTGCGCCGGGACTGTCGGTGTCTTGCACGGCAACAAGACCTACCTGTTGCAGGACGGTTTCGGGCAGATCGCCCACGCCCACTCCATTTCGGCGGGGCTCGACTATCCAGGCGTGGGACCCGAGCACGCCTTCCTGAAGGAGAGCGGGCGCGCCAGCTACGTCTCCGTCACCGACCAGGAGGCACTGGACGCGTTCCAGGTGCTGACCCGAGAGGAGGGTATCATTCCGGCGCTGGAATCGTCGCACGCAGTGGCGCACGTACTGCGTCTGGCACCGACACTATCGTCCAATGAGAGCATCGTGGTCTGCCTTTCCGGCAGAGGCGATAAGGACATCCATACCGTGGCCGAGGTTATGGGGGTACAGCTTTAA
- a CDS encoding LEA type 2 family protein, translating into MKKILFVLLAVVALSGCTSFVTHPMVTVEDLSVVSLDPTGAGMELYLKVKNPNSFDLKLQGFSYDLRVMALPLAKGGAREEVKFPAQGEADFRIPIRISYQDLIEILKRRPDPDRIPYQLAAGLELETPVGEMTVPVNRTGTYAIPKQYRPSALFGRISDFFKGQ; encoded by the coding sequence TTGAAAAAGATACTGTTCGTTTTATTGGCTGTCGTCGCGCTCTCCGGCTGCACCAGCTTCGTCACTCATCCGATGGTGACCGTTGAGGACCTGAGCGTGGTCTCGCTCGATCCCACCGGCGCCGGCATGGAGTTGTACCTGAAGGTGAAGAACCCCAACAGCTTCGACCTGAAGCTTCAAGGGTTCAGTTACGATCTGAGGGTGATGGCGCTGCCGCTGGCCAAGGGTGGGGCGCGCGAGGAGGTGAAGTTCCCCGCCCAAGGGGAGGCCGACTTCCGCATCCCGATCAGGATCAGCTACCAGGACCTGATCGAGATCCTGAAACGCAGGCCAGACCCGGACCGGATACCGTACCAGCTTGCCGCCGGGCTCGAACTGGAGACCCCGGTGGGGGAGATGACGGTTCCCGTCAATAGAACCGGCACCTATGCTATTCCCAAGCAGTACCGCCCGTCGGCGCTCTTTGGCAGGATCAGCGACTTCTTCAAGGGCCAGTAA
- a CDS encoding rubrerythrin family protein, which produces MPTKENLAEAFAGESQANRKYLAFAKKAEADGLPQVAKLFRAAAHAETVHAHAHLRAMGGIKSTADNLKEAVEGEGFEFQKMYPPFLEQAKAEGDRAAENSFKFALAVEEVHHGLYQQALAAVEGGKDLADRPIYVCEVCGNTVYDAAPEKCEVCLVPKERFTLIG; this is translated from the coding sequence ATGCCTACGAAAGAGAATCTCGCCGAGGCGTTCGCAGGGGAAAGCCAGGCCAACCGCAAATATCTGGCCTTTGCCAAAAAGGCGGAGGCCGACGGCCTGCCGCAGGTGGCAAAGCTGTTCCGCGCCGCGGCGCACGCCGAGACGGTGCACGCCCACGCCCACCTGCGCGCTATGGGGGGGATCAAGAGCACGGCCGATAACCTCAAGGAGGCCGTCGAAGGGGAAGGGTTCGAATTCCAGAAGATGTATCCCCCGTTCCTGGAGCAGGCGAAGGCGGAGGGGGACCGCGCCGCGGAAAACTCCTTCAAGTTCGCCCTGGCAGTGGAGGAGGTGCACCACGGCCTGTACCAGCAGGCGCTCGCCGCAGTTGAGGGGGGAAAGGATCTGGCCGACCGCCCCATCTACGTCTGCGAGGTGTGCGGCAACACGGTGTACGACGCCGCGCCGGAGAAATGCGAGGTCTGCCTGGTGCCGAAGGAGCGCTTCACGCTGATCGGCTAA